The genomic interval cacaaatcttcatcaactgcaagatgctatcctatcaatatgagccaacatttctaaagaatgctttcagcaccttgttgaatcaatgccacgtagaattaaggcagttctgaaggcgaaaggttGTCAAAcatcgtattagtatggtgttcctaaaaATCTTTTAGTTGAGTGTATATAGGCTTAAAAATACAGGAATCAGTTGGCTTAAttgcctaaagaatatacaggctaagcatccacgttttaaatttctcaatttttttctgttgatgctgctgctgcgtctctctataaaataaaatttcattgacagcgttacgtgaaataaaaaaaatcctattagacctactttgaatgacaaaacgaatttatttgattaccaatatttatgTGATGACTGCGtgcaggcgagcggggaagcaagCGAGAGAGCCGTGAATAGGACAAACCGGGGTTTATTTAGGTCTGACAGTAGACGGGGGAAGCACACAGCAAAAccacgttaatgacagacctgaggaaacagacttgaacacggactgaaatacacaagacaagccgaaataacaggaaacacttgatcacaatcggggtagcaTGCGTAcagtaggtaatgagggggcgtggcacacacgaggatagTACAAGCCGGGCATGacatttactttataggcttttatactttaatttcctttatagacttgatatgctacaaccatataaaacttgctcgcCTGTTCGCGTAGCGCACTGAGAAAAGTTTCtcagaaaagtgattccaaagtgaatctttactcactgaaacagtttcaccacattgttgttcttgctctacattattgtcatctatacgtttgataagaatagcacacttgtatgatttatcagtttcctttgtgaaatactttgcgaattccatctcggccaatttgtgtaacagtcttgataagatgaattctgggtagatttgggcacacCTCAGAATcatagtgtgagcggtatcggagcgagacagagcgaccgctccagccttaattaaaaaaccgctctgcgctctgaccaaattctgcctgctccgctccactccgctcacatgctctgcttcAAACCAGCTGAATATTCTAGTTTTCACTTCCCTATTTGTGAGACGCCAACTTCTTCTTCATTGGAAAGCTACCCAAGCTCCCTCTACCACTCAGTGGCTCAAAGATACGATGTCCTTTCTAAAACTGGTGAAGATTAAGTAGGGGTAACCCTAATAAATTCTATGACAAGTGGCAATCttttataacatttttcaaaTCTCTTTCTTCCATACCTCAGTCTTGAgcacccccccccttttttttcatttctctcttacaaaaaaaaattacactgaATTATTTATAACCTAGAATCACATATATTGTATCTGTATGACCAATTTTGTTTATCTTTTTGTGACTCTTGATGTCTCTGTTTAATaaacatattaataataaaaaaagaatagcAGTATATGAGAGAGAGGTACTTTGCTTGATGGCTGTATTTAGTGCTTTACTTTGATACACTTACAAATAGggtcaaaatacattttgatgCATTTTTGCCCATCTCTGTTCACTAGAGACTAATCAGGTTTTGGATGACAGTGAATTGATGTAATTACACAGCACATGCCATCCATCCTCCAAATCCTGCCCCCTAGCCATGCCCTCTAAGGACCACAGTTTCTTGTTCCATTGAACAAAACTGTGCTCGAAAAATTAGCACACCATTACAAGGTTGCAGCCCATAAATCTGTTTGAGTGGTGTGATGTGATTTCATGCATCTAACCCCACCTTACATGGAAGTATTTTTAGacaattattgacattttcctAATAATAATCAAACTGTACCTATGCATTTATACTGTCAATGATCTGCTGTCAGCATACTTTCATAGTTCTGGCAGCAGCCATTGTACTTATTTTTACCGTTATTGTACTTTTGAATTCTTCATATTTTTCCATAATTATCTGTTGCTTTGCAGTGAAATACATAGCCCTATTGTGATCCATACTTACGTAATTGGTTGATCAGTACACACAGCATAAGGCAACCATTATATGGCATCTGTTATACACCTTCATTAACTCTCACAAAACCTGTTACATCTCATTGTAGtatgtgaatgaatgaatgcctttattgtcattgcacaagGAACAATGAAATTTGAAGACAAGAAAAAGTGCaaggaaaaaagaaatgaaaagagGAAGGACACAAACATGTACATGTGGTCAGGAAGTGATCATGGTTTCAGAAAGAAAGTCAGCCTCAACATAGATTGCTGTTAGTCACCCTGTAAATGAAAGGGTTTATGGGAAATTTTCTAGACTTATTAAAGCTAACAAAAAGACCACAAAAGAAAATATAATAGTACAGTTCAACAGTAATGGGCTGAATAGCCTCTCTGTGGGCAATGAAAAGCAGTAACTGGTGCTTTTTTGACATTATCTTTTAACTTGTTCCACTCAACCTTTGAAGCTACattataaacacaatttccaATAATAATAGATTTGCATGTGatcatttaattaaatataatactTATAGAGCAATATCcagaggtggaaaattcaggttcagaaatccagaccaagattttgtttcaactaaccagttgagtactctgtactgtgttttttttatgctCATCTGGTTGGTTGAATCAAAATCCTTGTCTGGATTTCtattttctgaacctgaactttccaatTCTGGTGATATCTTGATTTAGAAATATAGTGTGTTGCTGGAAAAACACATGTATAACGTGTAAATCTAAAACAAATTCCATTTATTGTAATTATGTCCAAAGGGTtcaaaaaatttaattaaaacaattaattggAATATTTTAATATTCCCAAAACCCAAAGTTGTTCTTTGGTAATTGCCCTAAATATGCCTGTTTACCTATGCTTATTTACATCTTTTGTTGTTGCACTACACTACTCTCAAAAAACCAAGCCATCATTCAGACAAAATGTTTTACCATGCAGTAGTACAATGAACAAAAGTTGTAATTCAAcatttaatgcaaaaaaaacacatttgctgTATGATAAATTTAGATGAAGCCCAAGAAACTCACTGCAATCACTGCAATGTTCATTAATCAAAATAGCACCACTAAATAAGTCCATTTTCTATAGTGAAACATCCTCAAACTGCAGGATGACAGCACACATTTTAAGCAAAAGGTACATTTTCctgacatttgttttattttcatgtaaAACAGCAAAGAATTCATCTTCCAACCTGTACACAATTTCAAGAAATACAAAAGATCTAACAGAATATTAGCCTAAGCACACAATTTGCAATATCAAGCTTGAAACGCTATTAATAATCCTTTCATTTTATATAGTCACCAAAatattggggggaaaaaaaacaagaatctgTTCTTATTGACTTTGGTTAATTATTCTAGGTTTGGTTTTTATTCATAGCAAAGCCTATAATCTATAAGTTTAAAGACAAATCAGGAAGAAAATATGTAGTCTGCAGCTCTTTTCTTCAGCCTGAACATCATGTATGAGTTACACGTTCCCATAAATGTCAAAGTTAGACTGGGGACATAAAAGATACAATGTATATTACCAATCTTCCCTCACATTGTAAACCAGACATTCATGCTGTAGAACAGTCGAATTAGCAATCATGAGCTTTGGATTTCTAACAGCCAATCAAAACTTGTCACATACTTATTCAGAAGACAACTAGCAATGTTTTTTCTTCAGTTATCAAGGATGAAGGATATGGAATCAAAGTATCTTCAACTATATGATGTATGGGTCATACACTGAGATGAAGAATTAAGAAACAGCAATAAATATGAGTATGCAAGACATTTAAACATGACATATTGAAACTTGAACACCATAGAGAAAGATTAGAGAATTCAGCAATGGTGCGGTATACAGTAATATGAATTAAATTAGAGATTCCTTATTCCTGTGTAACATTATGTTCTTTCTAGTTTGGCCTTGATCAAAAATGATCCAAAGGAATTGACAAAGAGAGAGAAATACATACCTCATCAAAGtctttatttttactttcaTAGGCTGGTTTGTGGTTACTAAGAAAAACAGGATGAATTTTATGTTGATAGATAAAGATGATTATATGTGTTAAGCGGTCTTACTGAAGCTTCCccattcaaaataaaaataattacatattattacatacatttttttattattaatatatattaatgatAATAGTAAATCGATGTACCTTTTAGGAGACGGAAGGCGTGGTTTTGAGGCACCCCATCCTGCAGAGTCATTATTCGTTCTTTGAAAAAGAGCACCACttaacattaaaaattaaaaatgttctaAAATAAAACTAGAGTCTATTGTTAACTTCCACATGGCATTGAAAGATCTACCTGTGGgcttcatttatgtccattgaaGTCATATTTGCTCTTCTAAAAGCACAAACAAAGTCTTTGAAAAAATGGTTCAAACTGTCATGGGCCATAAGAAGGTCGAgcttaataaagaactaaaaTTACTTTGCATTTCTGCTTATTCAAAACATGAGATATTGagaaagcaaaataaaacattagGGCACTTAATTCCAGAAAAACACTGTCTGTTACCTGGAAAATCTGCTCCAAAATGACcttcaaaaatgaaaaaatacattAGCTCAGTTTTTTGAtgatgaaacaaaaaacactgaagTTGATTTCATGCACTTGCCTCCTGTCATGACGTTGTGCATCCGGAGACTGGCCAGGGTGTCTTCTGGATTATGACCATCGATGAATGCAAAGACAGATGACATGACtgattttatacacacacacacacacacacacacatatattacacAGTGCATATAAAAATACCCCTGTTAAAATACCAgatttttgtgatgtaaaaagATGAGACCACAATACATAATTTCTAaacttttcccacctttaatgtgacctacATATAAGCTGTACAATTCagttgaaaaacaaacaaaactgttagcatgaaaaaataaaaagcatacAATAtgctggttgcataagtgtgcgCACAGTTAAACATACTTTGTTGTTTAACGttgttttgatttaattacagcattcagtctttttgggtACACACCTGCCATCAATTAAATTGACTCTGATTAACCCCAAATAAAGATCTGCTGTTGTAGCAGGATTTTCCTGACATTTACTCAGTTGCGTCCTACAGCAAAAGCCATGTTTCGCAGAGAGCTTACAAAGCATCAAATAGATCATATTGTTGAAAGGTATCAGTCAGGAGAAGGAAGAAGACAATGAAGACGGTCATCAAGAAGTGCAGAAAATATGGGACAACAAACTGATTGTGTACTACATGTGACAATAATCTCCCCCATTCTCTATTCACTCTCAGAAAAAgagtaaaaatttgtacctttgcttgtcactggggctgtacccaaAACATATGTTTGGTGCAAAAACAACACTCCGCATTACCAAAAGAACACCCATGGTGAAGCACAGTGGTGGAGCATCATGCTTTGGGGCTGTTTTTCTTCAGCTGGAACTGGGACTTTAGTCAAAGTGGAGGGAATTATTAACAGTTCCAAATACCAGTCAATTTTGGCCCAAAACCTTCAGGTGTTTGCTAGAACGCTGAAGATGAATTTCATGTTTTAGCACAACAATGACCCCAAGGATACCTCAAAATCAACAAGAGAATGGCTTCATCAGAAGAAAAATTAAGTTTTGGGATGACCCAGCCAGAACCCAGACCTAATGGGCTGTGCACAATAGATGCCGTCACAATCTGACAGATTTGGAGCGCTTTTGCAAGGAAGAGTGGGCAGATATTGCCAGATTCAAGATGTGGCATGCTGATAGACTCCTACCTAAAAATACTGAATGCTGAAATTaaatcaaaatgtatttttgagggtattttgtgcacacttatgcaaccagtTTACTGtgcgttttattttttatattttttcccctaacagatttgcttgtttttcaattgaattgtacaggttataggtcacattaaaggaGGGAAAAGTTTAGAAATGATTTATCTATGGTCTCATTTATGTAGACTTTTTGTGTccactgtatgtatatatgtatgtgcgGAGGCTGACCTGCGAGATAGTCGTGAAATACGGTTCCACATGGACATgctggtcaaaaaaaaaaaaactgaaaatcatGTCATGTTGCAGATTTTAGTTCCAAACATAAAAGATacatttgaattgaattgtggGGGGGGTTCATGTCCACACTACAGCACATTATCATTTTGTTGTTGATTCATTTGGGGCCACACCAACAGTTGTAAGATAACATAGGCTAAAAACTGTGTGACTTGGCGTCTGTGAGGTTAAGAATATTAAACTGTATATACTTACCCAAAACCACCTCGATTTTGAAGTGACTCAATACGTCTCCTAGTAACAGCCACCAGTATCagtggaataaaaaaaatacaatagcaCAATGCATGTAAATATTCTTTGTCAGTCTATGCCAAAGTATTCAAGCCCTTGTGATTAAAACGttacttttcattttcataCTCTTAACGAAATTGACTTACATGTATTTTTTCCTCATTAAAAAGCAGAGTCCCCCAAAAAGGACTGCTGTTACCGCGACAACCGAAACAGGGATAATGATATGGAGCATGTCCACTGTGGAGTCTGGAGCAAAAATCATCAGTAAAACAGCACAAAATATGTTAATATGTCACGTCAAAAATTgtgatatatataaaaacatataaacTAATCTTACTTGCAGTATAGAATATACACCAGAATATATACCAGGAGTGTAAAAGGTATATCCAGCAAATATCCACTGTGTCTCAGAAGAAATACAGAACCATAAATATTACTTTtaacacagcaaacagccatTATGCCTGATTGTACACTCTACACTTACAATGGGTTTGATTTCAATGTGTTATCAATTATAGTAAAGATTAAAGAGTAAAGTGTAAAGCCCATCTTACGTTTTACACGCAGGCTCATTTTGCTTTCTGAGCTTTTCCCTCCGTGGAATTTTGCTGTAcaagtgatgtcactgtcatcaTCACGTGCATTTGGAATAAAGCTCAGGATAGATTGAACTTCCCAAATTCCGGGTTTATGGTTATTGTAATGGATAATATTCTCATTGTCGAAGGGCCAGCTCCAGGTGAGGACGGGCATGTGAGAAGGGCAAGTGTGAGTAACAGAGCAGGTGATGGTGTAGGGTCGCCCTTCATATGATTTTTCTTTATAAGTTAGTTTTGGCTTTTCTGGAGTGTCTGTATGGAATATAattcaaaaagatttttttttaaaagttgttTCAATGAGTCTttcacaatataatatattcaATTGTGACTACTTATTATACACGTTGGGGTACATAAGACAAATAAACTTACCAAAGGATCTGATCGATACACATCCTTCTCGAAAGGAAAAATTATCTTGATCAGGAATTTCAATCCTGAAGCAAAATGGACCATTATCATGGTCTTTAACTCCATCAATCTCTAAAGTACAGTTATCATCGCCAAGCTTTCCCAGAAGTCTTGTGCGGTCTTTAAAACTGTCAATAACTTTTGATACTTCAGCAGCTAAAATGTACCGTTTAGTATTTAAATTCTCTTCCTTCTGGTGAAGATGCCAAAGGCCACTTAGTCTGGAAGAGGGTTTTTGGCCACCGGGGTATCGAAAGCGACAGGGTACCACCACACACGATCCTGTCAGAGCATTTATGTTTGCCAGAACTTCTGCTTCCCATTCAGCAGAAAAGACAGGAGAACAGAAAGCTGTTCAGAAAAGAAAAGACcattaaatacatatttgtaaaataaataaatatttttaaaaacattgatGAAATGTTGTTAATTTGTAACATGAGTTTTGTGAGAGTTAATAGAGAAGGATATAAGCTCTGAGCATGGAGTCCATCAGGATTACCTTGTAAACATGCAGAATACAGAAACAATCTTCCAAGAAAATCCATATTTCTTCTACCCAATGACactgaaaaacaatgaaaacaacATTTGTATGAAACATAAAATTTTCTTGTACCCGGCATTTGAGGTCGATATCTGAGACACACAAATGATGCTGGTTTTGTTTGACATTAAACAAGCTACCAACCcgtgtcttaaatcagccataaaataccttcagaacaattatttatcatccaatttgtttcttacctcttcgTTACCTttttaggcttccttatccatgaaaagattggttttaatatatttggtgtggctttctggacctttcttttgacagcatacctctcgttttcaataaaaaataatggtaaaataagcCTTAAgtgaattaaataaacaaactgaattgatcttatcttgccttacatgtctgggcatgccttgcctagtgattttttttttatgtattaaattttttttaaatagattttcctgatgcagtacacaaatttatgtggtgcttttatgcattttaaacttataAAGGGGTCAGTGCCGACCCCAACACCAGAGCTGTTATAATGTTGACCAGAGCATTTAtaatttagtgattttttttttgtttaaatagaggttcctgacaagtcaaaaagccttgatgcagtacacaaatttatgtggtgcttttatgcatttaaaaCTTACAAACGGGTCAGTGCTGACCCTAACACCATAGGAAGGTTAAATGTAAATCTCATGGTCATAAGTAATTCATACAAATGCATCTTTTGTAGAGTGCCTGCTACAAATGTTTTGTCCTCTTTAATCTTCAAGCCTTTTCAACTTCACACTAAACATCATTAAAGAATGTCTAGTAGCCTGGTGCAGGTAGGTTATTATCCTTTACCATAGTTATAACTGGCTGTCACATCCAGGCATAGGAACTGACACCTGTTATATAGTAAACATTTGCCTTCAGCATAAAATGTCACTTTCTTTGCAGCAAAAAGCAGGAAATGCACATtcagttaaaaacaaaaaagctgaAACTAAATCAGAGCTATATACAAATcactttattttatatatttctaagtaaatttttcatttaaatatcaTTAGAAACTGTTTCAGAATATTTTCTTTAATCTTAGAATACTCATGCAACCTACTTATAAACCACAAAAGGATATACTTTTATACTTAAGCTGAAATTGTTTAAATATCAATAGTGTAAAGTTATAGTTTTATCATGTCTGTGTTTACAAACATTgcaaatgtttttcatttgttcATCACTGAAGCACATTCTTACCTTTTTTCTCTGAGCTCTGTGAACAGCACTAAAAATGCAGGTTGAGCACAGATTGTACCTGGTTCAGAATGAGAACATATTGCTTTATAAAAAGGAGCTTGCTTTCTGACTCCACCTTAATCTGTTGTATAGATGACTAGAATGTTCCACTGAAATCTCATGGGTAAAAAGATACTTCCTCTTCAAGTCTTTATTTTAGTCATTCTTTAAAGCAATCTCGCATACAGTAGATTACACAGATGACTATATTGTTTCCATCCTTTCATTATTTTAGCTTGTATCTTGTTTATGAATCTGATTTGGATGATCTCAACATGTACAAGTTCTGACTCCTTTTTAAGCAGGAAATTCAACTGGATGCTGTCAGAAAATATGCTCCCAGGAAAAACGTGCCTAGGCTGTGATGCAGTGTGTGAGGATATTCTCAGTAGTGCAGAAGATTGGCAGTATTGTGGCAATTGTACTTTAGGTACTTGGGGGATGCATGCTTGACTGAGCAAGATGCTAAAGATATCTGTCAGGACATCTGTGCATTCATGGGCATAGTTCCTAAGAGCCCATCCTGGAATACTGTCTAACTTGGGTTCACATTATGTAGAATGTTCATCACTTCTGCTGGCCTGTTGTGCACCACATCAAACTGGGTGAAAAACTGGGTAAGCGTGTCCAAGAGTCAGGTCTCATAATCTGTAGTATGTGTGGTGGTCTTTTAATCCATGTGGGCCTGTATTTCTTGccacatacagtatgtcatgTGTCTCTGGCGTACTTAGGGCCACAGGGTCCCCAGACGGTTTCATGCTTTTAGCCTAATGTGGACTTCCGCTGTATACCGGGGCTTCTGGTTGGTCCTCATAGTGACAAACTTCTGTTCAGTGACATCATTTGTGCACTTGCGAATGTAGCTGGTAATAATCTCTGTATATTCTGCAAGGTCAACTTGATCTTCATACATGGCTGttactagggctgcacgatttggggaaaatatcgaattgCGATTGACAGTAATTGCGATtatgatttgatttgcgatttatttttttatgtcaagcttcattTCAATATtaagtgtgtagtaattttaaaacatatgacgcagcatgagataccatcagtattaactggtctatattctaatgcaaggatgagaattaaAAGATGTGATGTCAagttaaagtaataatgaaaacaattgcagcaaaaagaaaaatagcgatcttgcaggtaacgcttattaccctcctaataacactagaaccgccttttcccacgccaatgaacaagcaagaactacttcggtgtatgcagcccttttatttgcgctattgtgttgttagctggtgttattaacactaataacactcaaagaACCGTAATGTTCATACAAGTGGCTGTTCtatcctgaaaccgtaaagctggatatttttaaacgtagtactgtatgcattttataaaatgtttaataaatagaattagtcgtttattggtgatttcatgttggtcgaagtttccgctttttaacaactgtatactgtacgttattttttatacaaatcaattcaagTGAAactaaaatgcagttttcgactgaagcagcttaattatcattcctttgctttgttactcggacaaatacaaaacgaatgattaaacattatatgcgtctctttttgtatgttttctaaataagacggcgtgcccatacccaagtGTAATAGCGATCAAAGcaatctattcttttagtatttatggggtgagggtaaaatgcggaccgtttacaaacagcggattccatgtttataaacagacgtgtcgcaaaagacgcacgccgcgtagacagatcacgtggcatagaaagaaacccatgcgacgttacctaatcacggggtgcgttcgaggtgtgtctgcagctgacgtgacgtggagcgcgatctgccgtcggctgcaggggtggagtatacgctggaCGTAAACAAATGAGtgttcgaggagctcagcaaggcgcagcagctgcgcgttcagccagtgcaattttgtcatccatattacagagtacaatacgattgtccgaaatccttattgttgttaatgtttaacaattattttattgttggtttttttgaaaaaaaaaattgaaaatgttctatatatcatttgttgagcgttctctagtcgcgtataatttgcatttggacgtccagctactgtaccatgaacgtcacagtttgtgggtgcctgttctggatgagtaaaataaattgtaataaatcaataaataaaaatgtttctttcaccaaaaagtgtattcttaagtatttttgtagatctcatatcgaaacactatcaAACTATATCTttgtgttgtctggtttcattttctcatgtaagtaaggctactgtacaccttgcaaacactcatgtgaaatatctacacaattatagaaacgtcacattggttggcactgtacaagtcattatatcagaattaatacaagaaagaaaaagaaaattgcaaagcagatctgttacatttaaacatggaagtagcatgtagaaataagtctcccaggcttggcatatagtagtggaaaaggctaaatttgtattttacgaaaacatttaaaagagtttggggcagcatttgtaattatccattttgtcctatacactgtaacaatagggaagctgccctgcataatctataagtccacagaagtggcatgtagaaatgaggccccagaacatgtgatatattgccgggaaggtcggaatttgtactttacaaaaatttaagattgaagattcaaaagtctcttgaggaggcctgccaatggtgtggacaaaaaaataaccataatgacgcagtctccatgctacaataataatgatagaagcaaagtttttcattgtggggacatatctttataagtgcaatttgactgtattatttgtgtccccttcaaaaattgctcatgagaaattttatatttattggccccccctactgttaaatgaaatttacgcccatgagtAAATCACGATGTTGGCGTTGCCGCAAGGGCTAGTGTTGGAGCACGGcatctccaccgggtccgtggatgagaagagattcacagctgacacggggagaagttgcaaatcaccggtttattgtcttgactgattataatcagggagcggccgtctgacatacattcagcatgtacaggaggaggctctgccatatgtatcagctgtatcccttttaaagccctttgggcaccCCGccttctcggtaccttccgtgtacctgacaaccacatgtgtgattccagccggctcgta from Paramormyrops kingsleyae isolate MSU_618 chromosome 9, PKINGS_0.4, whole genome shotgun sequence carries:
- the LOC111837194 gene encoding myeloid cell surface antigen CD33-like isoform X1, which gives rise to METPQTNGDVLPDRDRLDLRVDGKYYRGKNESESEISTRVPGVSCRSSVCAPSSCNVRLCLPGIMDSEGRVDGSRLRTYIFKNVSLGRRNMDFLGRLFLYSACLQAFCSPVFSAEWEAEVLANINALTGSCVVVPCRFRYPGGQKPSSRLSGLWHLHQKEENLNTKRYILAAEVSKVIDSFKDRTRLLGKLGDDNCTLEIDGVKDHDNGPFCFRIEIPDQDNFSFREGCVSIRSFDTPEKPKLTYKEKSYEGRPYTITCSVTHTCPSHMPVLTWSWPFDNENIIHYNNHKPGIWEVQSILSFIPNARDDDSDITCTAKFHGGKSSESKMSLRVKHSTVDMLHIIIPVSVVAVTAVLFGGLCFLMRKKYMRRIESLQNRGGFGMSMWNRISRLSRRRHPGQSPDAQRHDRRSFWSRFSRRANMTSMDINEAHSGALFQRTNNDSAGWGASKPRLPSPKSNHKPAYESKNKDFDESNFDIYGNV
- the LOC111837194 gene encoding myelin-associated glycoprotein-like isoform X6 — protein: MDFLGRLFLYSACLQAFCSPVFSAEWEAEVLANINALTGSCVVVPCRFRYPGGQKPSSRLSGLWHLHQKEENLNTKRYILAAEVSKVIDSFKDRTRLLGKLGDDNCTLEIDGVKDHDNGPFCFRIEIPDQDNFSFREGCVSIRSFDTPEKPKLTYKEKSYEGRPYTITCSVTHTCPSHMPVLTWSWPFDNENIIHYNNHKPGIWEVQSILSFIPNARDDDSDITCTAKFHGGKSSESKMSLRVKHSTVDMLHIIIPVSVVAVTAVLFGGLCFLMRKKYMRRIESLQNRGGFGMSMWNRISRLSRRRHPGQSPDAQRHDRRSFWSRFSRRANMTSMDINEAHSGALFQRTNNDSAGWGASKPRLPSPKSNHKPAYESKNKDFDESNFDIYGNV
- the LOC111837194 gene encoding myeloid cell surface antigen CD33-like isoform X3 — its product is METPQTNGDVLPDRDRLDLRVDGKYYRGKNESESEISTRVPGVSCRSSVCAPSSCNVRLCLPGIMDSEGRVDGSRLRTYIFKNVSLGRRNMDFLGRLFLYSACLQAFCSPVFSAEWEAEVLANINALTGSCVVVPCRFRYPGGQKPSSRLSGLWHLHQKEENLNTKRYILAAEVSKVIDSFKDRTRLLGKLGDDNCTLEIDGVKDHDNGPFCFRIEIPDQDNFSFREGCVSIRSFDTPEKPKLTYKEKSYEGRPYTITCSVTHTCPSHMPVLTWSWPFDNENIIHYNNHKPGIWEVQSILSFIPNARDDDSDITCTAKFHGGKSSESKMSLRVKHSTVDMLHIIIPVSVVAVTAVLFGGLCFLMRKKYMRRIESLQNRGGFGMSMWNRISRLSRRRHPGQSPDAQRHDRRSFWSRFSRRANMTSMDINEAHRTNNDSAGWGASKPRLPSPKSNHKPAYESKNKDFDESNFDIYGNV
- the LOC111837194 gene encoding myeloid cell surface antigen CD33-like isoform X2, with amino-acid sequence METPQTNGDVLPDRDRLDLRVDGKYYRGKNESESEISTRVPGVSCRSSVCAPSSCNVRLCLPGIMDSEGRVDGSRLRTYIFKNVSLGRRNMDFLGRLFLYSACLQAFCSPVFSAEWEAEVLANINALTGSCVVVPCRFRYPGGQKPSSRLSGLWHLHQKEENLNTKRYILAAEVSKVIDSFKDRTRLLGKLGDDNCTLEIDGVKDHDNGPFCFRIEIPDQDNFSFREGCVSIRSFDTPEKPKLTYKEKSYEGRPYTITCSVTHTCPSHMPVLTWSWPFDNENIIHYNNHKPGIWEVQSILSFIPNARDDDSDITCTAKFHGGKSSESKMSLRVKHSTVDMLHIIIPVSVVAVTAVLFGGLCFLMRKKYMRRIESLQNRGGFGMSMWNRISRLSRRRHPGQSPDAQRHDRRSFWSRFSRRANMTSMDINEAHSGALFQRTNNDSAGWGASKPRLPSPKSNHKPAYESKNKDFDECMTHTSYS
- the LOC111837194 gene encoding myeloid cell surface antigen CD33-like isoform X4 — protein: METPQTNGDVLPDRDRLDLRVDGKYYRGKNESESEISTRVPGVSCRSSVCAPSSCNVRLCLPGIMDSEGRVDGSRLRTYIFKNVSLGRRNMDFLGRLFLYSACLQAFCSPVFSAEWEAEVLANINALTGSCVVVPCRFRYPGGQKPSSRLSGLWHLHQKEENLNTKRYILAAEVSKVIDSFKDRTRLLGKLGDDNCTLEIDGVKDHDNGPFCFRIEIPDQDNFSFREGCVSIRSFDTPEKPKLTYKEKSYEGRPYTITCSVTHTCPSHMPVLTWSWPFDNENIIHYNNHKPGIWEVQSILSFIPNARDDDSDITCTAKFHGGKSSESKMSLRVKHSTVDMLHIIIPVSVVAVTAVLFGGLCFLMRKKYMRRIESLQNRGGFGMSMWNRISRLSRRRHPGQSPDAQRHDRRSFWSRFSRRANMTSMDINEAHRTNNDSAGWGASKPRLPSPKSNHKPAYESKNKDFDECMTHTSYS
- the LOC111837194 gene encoding myeloid cell surface antigen CD33-like isoform X5, translating into METPQTNGDVLPDRDRLDLRVDGKYYRGKNESESEISTRVPGVSCRSSVCAPSSCNVRLCLPGIMDSEGRVDGSRLRTYIFKNVSLGRRNMDFLGRLFLYSACLQAFCSPVFSAEWEAEVLANINALTGSCVVVPCRFRYPGGQKPSSRLSGLWHLHQKEENLNTKRYILAAEVSKVIDSFKDRTRLLGKLGDDNCTLEIDGVKDHDNGPFCFRIEIPDQDNFSFREGCVSIRSFDTPEKPKLTYKEKSYEGRPYTITCSVTHTCPSHMPVLTWSWPFDNENIIHYNNHKPGIWEVQSILSFIPNARDDDSDITCTAKFHGGKSSESKMSLRVKHSTVDMLHIIIPVSVVAVTAVLFGGLCFLMRKKYMRRIESLQNRGGFGMSMWNRISRLSRRRHPGQSPDAQRHDRRSFWSRFSRRANMTSMDINEAHRMGCLKTTPSVS